The proteins below come from a single Desulfurobacterium atlanticum genomic window:
- the rpmG gene encoding 50S ribosomal protein L33 yields the protein MAKKGPREIIQLACTECKRRNYSTTKNKRNTPERLELRKYCPWCNKHTLHREVK from the coding sequence ATGGCAAAAAAAGGACCTCGCGAAATAATACAGCTTGCCTGCACTGAGTGTAAAAGAAGAAACTACTCAACCACAAAAAACAAAAGAAACACTCCAGAAAGACTAGAACTTAGAAAATATTGCCCGTGGTGCAATAAACACACCTTGCACAGGGAAGTAAAATAG
- the secE gene encoding preprotein translocase subunit SecE, with translation MSPIQFLSDVKSELEKVTWPTKEDVINSTVGVMLFTLAIAAYFWVLDMAFTKLLQFIIKQGV, from the coding sequence ATGTCTCCTATCCAATTTCTGAGTGACGTTAAAAGCGAACTTGAAAAGGTTACATGGCCAACAAAGGAGGATGTTATAAACAGCACAGTAGGGGTTATGCTGTTTACTCTGGCAATTGCTGCTTACTTTTGGGTTCTTGATATGGCATTTACTAAATTACTTCAGTTCATAATCAAACAGGGAGTTTAA
- the nusG gene encoding transcription termination/antitermination protein NusG, which translates to MAKGKWYSLHVQSGFEDRVRTNIIKTLNQEGLLDKVEEIFIPANERVVIKVAGKEKAVLPLKGEHKTYEVESEDGKKVTFHIENGKVWAEGEGLKKGCIPPKPIERIGQKIKCPEVKAEAKIELRDKMYPGYIFIKADLDNRVRSTIRSVPRVLGFVSTGGEPVVVPESEITAMRERLEKGVPKTTKFKFEPGERVKIKEGPFIGFEGVISDIDGEREKVIVLVNIFDRQTPVELEFDQIEKVS; encoded by the coding sequence ATGGCTAAGGGCAAGTGGTATTCACTTCATGTTCAATCTGGATTTGAAGACAGAGTAAGAACCAACATAATTAAAACTCTCAATCAGGAAGGTTTGCTTGATAAGGTTGAAGAGATTTTTATACCTGCCAACGAAAGGGTTGTAATAAAAGTGGCAGGAAAAGAAAAGGCAGTTCTTCCTCTTAAAGGAGAGCATAAAACTTACGAAGTGGAATCTGAAGATGGAAAAAAAGTTACTTTCCACATTGAAAATGGCAAAGTGTGGGCGGAAGGTGAGGGACTTAAAAAAGGTTGTATACCTCCAAAGCCGATAGAAAGGATTGGACAGAAGATAAAGTGCCCGGAAGTTAAAGCTGAAGCAAAAATAGAACTTAGAGATAAGATGTATCCTGGATACATCTTCATAAAAGCAGACCTTGATAATAGAGTTAGAAGCACCATAAGAAGTGTCCCCAGAGTGCTCGGGTTTGTTAGCACAGGTGGAGAGCCGGTAGTTGTACCGGAATCTGAAATTACTGCAATGAGAGAAAGACTTGAAAAAGGTGTACCTAAAACAACAAAATTCAAGTTTGAGCCAGGAGAAAGAGTAAAGATAAAAGAAGGACCATTTATCGGCTTTGAAGGTGTAATCTCTGATATTGATGGAGAGAGAGAAAAGGTTATAGTTCTTGTAAACATCTTTGATAGACAAACACCTGTAGAACTTGAATTTGATCAGATAGAAAAAGTAAGTTAA
- the rplK gene encoding 50S ribosomal protein L11, whose protein sequence is MAKKVVAEVKLQLPAGEATPAPPVGPALGQHGVNIMEFVKAFNAATADKKGLVIPVVITIYADRTFSFIMKTPPASVLIKKAAGIEKGAHMPKKEKVGTITREQLRQIAETKMPDLNCYDIEAAMRIIEGTARNMGVEVVD, encoded by the coding sequence ATGGCAAAAAAGGTTGTTGCTGAAGTTAAACTGCAATTACCTGCTGGCGAAGCCACACCAGCACCACCAGTTGGTCCGGCTTTAGGTCAGCACGGTGTTAATATTATGGAATTTGTTAAAGCTTTTAACGCTGCAACTGCAGATAAAAAAGGACTTGTTATCCCTGTTGTAATCACTATCTACGCAGATAGAACTTTCAGCTTTATAATGAAAACCCCTCCTGCTTCTGTTCTTATCAAGAAAGCAGCAGGTATAGAGAAAGGGGCACATATGCCAAAGAAAGAAAAAGTTGGAACTATCACAAGAGAACAGTTAAGGCAGATTGCAGAAACCAAAATGCCAGACCTTAACTGTTACGACATAGAAGCGGCAATGAGAATCATAGAAGGTACAGCAAGAAATATGGGTGTTGAAGTTGTTGACTGA
- the rplA gene encoding 50S ribosomal protein L1, producing the protein MPKHGKKYMNALALIDRTKAYPIEEAVELVKKMAEVTKRNFDQTVEMAVRLNVDPKYQDQMVRGSVVLPHGLGKDVKVAVIAQGEKLNEAKEAGADFVGGDELVQKIQQGWLDFDVLIATPDMMAKVGRLGRILGPRGLMPNPKTGTVTFDIAKAVKEAKAGKVDFKVEKAGIVHAPIGKVSFDKQKLLENALALVKAILAAKPSGAKGQYVKSMAISASMDPGVKIDIFDAINKAQSID; encoded by the coding sequence ATGCCAAAACACGGTAAAAAATATATGAATGCTCTTGCTCTTATTGACAGAACAAAGGCATATCCTATTGAAGAAGCTGTTGAACTTGTAAAGAAAATGGCTGAAGTAACAAAAAGAAACTTTGACCAGACTGTTGAAATGGCAGTAAGGCTCAATGTTGACCCAAAATATCAGGATCAAATGGTAAGAGGAAGTGTTGTTCTTCCACACGGTCTTGGTAAAGATGTTAAAGTAGCTGTTATTGCTCAAGGTGAAAAGCTTAATGAAGCAAAAGAAGCCGGTGCAGATTTTGTTGGTGGAGATGAGCTTGTTCAGAAAATTCAGCAGGGATGGCTTGACTTTGACGTTTTGATTGCTACTCCTGATATGATGGCAAAGGTGGGAAGACTTGGTAGAATTTTGGGACCAAGGGGACTTATGCCAAACCCTAAAACAGGAACAGTTACATTTGACATAGCAAAAGCTGTAAAGGAAGCAAAAGCAGGTAAAGTTGATTTCAAGGTTGAAAAAGCTGGAATCGTTCATGCTCCAATAGGTAAGGTCTCTTTCGATAAGCAAAAGCTGCTTGAAAATGCTCTTGCCCTTGTTAAAGCAATTCTTGCAGCTAAACCTTCAGGTGCCAAAGGACAGTATGTAAAAAGCATGGCTATTTCTGCTTCTATGGATCCAGGAGTTAAAATAGATATTTTTGATGCCATTAACAAAGCACAATCTATAGACTGA
- the queC gene encoding 7-cyano-7-deazaguanine synthase QueC, producing the protein MSKCVVILSGGLDSTTVLYWAKKRFDEIFAITFFYGQRHSIEVEMAKRIAEKARVKEHKLFKVDLSQFGGSALTDKNIEVPEAHSVKEVLEREIPVTYVPFRNGIFISLAAAYAETKLCTNIAGGWNAVDFSGYPDCRPSFLKAMEEALNQGTKLGAEGRRWKIYAPLINLTKGDIIKLGLELGADYSYSISCYRGEEVPCGTCDSCILRAKGWQEVGMEDHLIKRLKMEGKIKE; encoded by the coding sequence ATGAGTAAATGCGTTGTCATACTATCAGGGGGACTTGACTCAACAACCGTTCTTTACTGGGCAAAAAAGCGATTTGATGAAATATTCGCAATTACCTTTTTTTACGGCCAAAGGCACAGTATAGAAGTGGAAATGGCAAAAAGAATAGCAGAGAAAGCCAGAGTGAAAGAACACAAACTGTTTAAAGTTGATCTCTCACAATTCGGAGGCTCTGCATTAACAGATAAAAACATAGAAGTCCCTGAAGCACATTCAGTTAAAGAAGTATTGGAAAGGGAGATACCTGTAACTTACGTGCCGTTTAGAAACGGAATTTTTATCTCCCTCGCTGCCGCCTATGCAGAAACAAAGCTGTGCACAAACATCGCTGGCGGATGGAACGCTGTTGACTTTAGCGGATATCCAGATTGTCGCCCATCCTTTTTGAAAGCGATGGAAGAAGCTTTAAATCAGGGAACGAAACTTGGAGCTGAAGGTAGAAGATGGAAAATATATGCTCCACTTATAAATCTTACAAAAGGAGATATTATAAAATTGGGGCTTGAACTTGGAGCAGATTATTCCTACTCTATCTCCTGTTACAGGGGAGAAGAGGTACCCTGCGGAACCTGTGACAGCTGTATTTTAAGAGCAAAAGGATGGCAGGAAGTTGGCATGGAAGACCATCTTATTAAAAGGTTAAAAATGGAAGGAAAAATTAAGGAGTAG
- the thyX gene encoding FAD-dependent thymidylate synthase, producing MKVILISKNIPEIDIDTSELEKHIAFTFLVDGISRACSHQLVRHRLASYSQQSQRYVSMKNFPYVTPPSIENKNISFTVNKEKVSLTYNEFMNLIGEAYGSLIEQNIPKEDARFILPNSCATRVVFTMNGKELIHFLKLRTCNRAQWEIREMALEILKIVREVLPEIFKKIGPECFTTGICPEGEKTCGKKEEVINFFKSF from the coding sequence GTGAAAGTTATTTTAATCTCCAAAAATATTCCAGAAATTGATATAGATACATCCGAACTTGAAAAGCATATAGCTTTTACATTTCTTGTTGACGGGATTTCAAGAGCCTGTTCCCACCAGCTTGTAAGACATCGCCTTGCATCTTACAGTCAGCAATCTCAAAGATATGTATCAATGAAAAATTTCCCCTACGTCACTCCCCCTTCAATAGAAAATAAAAATATAAGTTTTACAGTAAACAAAGAAAAAGTGTCATTAACATATAACGAATTTATGAATCTTATAGGAGAAGCTTATGGGTCTTTAATAGAACAAAACATTCCTAAAGAAGATGCAAGATTCATCCTTCCAAACAGTTGCGCAACAAGAGTAGTGTTTACAATGAATGGCAAAGAGCTTATCCATTTCCTTAAACTAAGAACATGTAACAGAGCACAGTGGGAAATAAGAGAAATGGCTTTAGAAATATTAAAAATAGTAAGAGAAGTACTCCCTGAAATATTCAAAAAAATTGGCCCGGAGTGTTTTACTACCGGTATCTGTCCGGAAGGAGAGAAAACCTGTGGAAAAAAAGAGGAAGTAATAAACTTCTTTAAAAGTTTTTAA
- a CDS encoding TldD/PmbA family protein: MNMLKEIEKAVNLLKKQNIEKFDIFATISHGFSVEVKDKKVEKIKVPLKKGVAIRVIIDGKMGFAYTRDTSDDGIRIAIECARDNASGSDPDEYEISMPAKPSIEFSLSDENFKNISLERKIEIAKALEEKAYSLDSRVKKVRKASYSDSITKVFYYNSNDHSFSYETTAYSLSIMVKAEDGSDSQMGWDFDAVRKFSNLNSDLVASRAVENATLLLGAKPIKTQKIPVIFKNTVFAELIDALSAGFLGNNVLRKKSLFTNRLGFEIASHVLSIHDNPLTEDGMGSRPYDDEGTVTRKKAIIERGVLKNFLVDIYSARKLNLSPTGNGIRHGIESLPQSGITNLVVEPGALNLEQLIRTPEEVLVITDAMGIHTINPISGEFSIGVSGLLIKEGNIVQPVTGCTVAGNVKKLLQNISEVGRDSRWLGNISSPSVLIKELMVGGE; the protein is encoded by the coding sequence ATGAACATGCTTAAAGAAATAGAAAAGGCTGTAAATCTACTAAAAAAACAAAACATTGAAAAGTTTGATATTTTTGCAACCATCTCTCACGGTTTTTCCGTTGAGGTCAAAGACAAAAAAGTTGAAAAGATAAAAGTGCCACTTAAAAAGGGAGTTGCCATAAGAGTAATCATAGATGGAAAGATGGGCTTTGCTTACACAAGGGATACTTCAGACGACGGTATAAGAATAGCGATAGAGTGTGCAAGAGATAACGCATCAGGAAGTGACCCTGATGAATATGAAATATCTATGCCTGCTAAACCGTCTATTGAGTTTTCCCTTTCAGATGAAAATTTTAAAAACATCTCTCTAGAAAGAAAAATAGAGATTGCAAAAGCCCTTGAAGAAAAAGCTTACTCTCTTGACAGCAGGGTAAAAAAAGTTAGAAAGGCTTCTTATTCAGATTCTATTACAAAAGTCTTCTACTACAACTCCAACGATCATTCCTTCTCCTATGAAACAACAGCTTACTCCTTGAGTATAATGGTCAAAGCTGAAGATGGTAGCGACAGCCAGATGGGATGGGATTTTGATGCTGTAAGGAAATTCTCCAACCTTAACAGCGATCTTGTAGCATCAAGAGCAGTGGAAAACGCTACATTACTTCTTGGAGCAAAACCGATAAAAACACAAAAAATCCCTGTAATCTTTAAAAATACCGTTTTTGCCGAACTTATAGACGCACTATCGGCAGGATTCTTAGGAAACAATGTATTAAGAAAAAAATCGTTATTTACAAACAGGTTGGGTTTTGAAATTGCAAGTCATGTCCTTTCAATACATGATAATCCTTTAACCGAAGATGGAATGGGCTCAAGACCTTATGATGACGAAGGAACCGTTACAAGGAAAAAGGCTATCATAGAAAGAGGCGTTCTTAAAAATTTCCTCGTTGACATATACTCAGCAAGAAAACTAAATCTGTCTCCCACAGGTAACGGAATAAGGCACGGAATAGAGTCATTACCACAATCGGGAATAACAAATCTTGTTGTTGAACCTGGAGCTTTAAACCTTGAACAACTTATAAGAACACCGGAAGAAGTTCTTGTAATAACAGATGCTATGGGAATTCATACCATAAATCCCATATCAGGTGAGTTTTCTATAGGTGTAAGCGGGCTTCTTATAAAGGAAGGAAATATAGTTCAACCTGTAACAGGATGCACAGTTGCAGGAAATGTGAAAAAGCTTCTCCAAAACATAAGTGAAGTTGGAAGAGACTCAAGATGGCTTGGAAACATCTCAAGTCCATCGGTCCTGATCAAAGAGTTAATGGTTGGTGGAGAATGA
- the rbfA gene encoding 30S ribosome-binding factor RbfA, which translates to MKGRRKERVESLLKRELSNIITFEIDKPEGVNFITVSRIDLSKDGRKATVYISTLRREEAIKSVETLNKAAGYIHGLLGRRLRMKIVPRPEFKVALDSFTGE; encoded by the coding sequence ATGAAAGGAAGGAGAAAAGAAAGGGTAGAATCTCTTTTAAAAAGAGAATTGTCAAATATTATTACATTTGAAATAGATAAACCTGAAGGGGTGAATTTTATTACTGTAAGCAGAATAGACCTTTCAAAGGACGGAAGAAAAGCAACAGTCTATATCTCAACGTTAAGAAGAGAAGAGGCAATTAAAAGCGTTGAAACACTTAACAAAGCAGCCGGCTATATCCACGGACTTCTTGGAAGAAGATTGCGAATGAAAATCGTACCAAGACCAGAATTTAAAGTAGCGTTAGACTCTTTTACAGGAGAGTGA
- a CDS encoding DHH family phosphoesterase: MKTLSRKEVAQLIENMEGKILITSHKNPDGDAIGSSLGWFNFLRKLKSNVKVILKDKIPYFYDFLPNINKISTSHSINEQFDWVIILDVSETERTGFDSIPAKNSLVIDHHITANPDSTFAIVEPKMPSTCELSLEIMKLIGENLIDYEVALPLYMGMVTDTGSFGYNSTTPDTLRNAAFLLERGINPYTVIKNLFERNRVTRIKLLKKVLDTLNFAANGKIAHITVLQKFLKETGAGLEETEGFISYPRSIEGVEVAIFFKEFEDGKWKVSLRSKGNIDVAAVASKFGGGGHVMAAGFEYSGEGIENLKKELFEHLSKLLNQ; the protein is encoded by the coding sequence GTGAAAACTTTAAGCAGAAAAGAGGTTGCTCAGCTTATAGAAAACATGGAAGGGAAAATACTTATAACCTCACACAAAAATCCTGACGGTGATGCCATAGGAAGTTCTCTCGGATGGTTTAACTTTTTAAGAAAACTTAAAAGCAATGTTAAGGTTATTCTTAAAGATAAAATTCCTTACTTTTACGATTTTCTTCCAAACATTAATAAAATTTCAACTTCCCACTCTATCAACGAACAGTTTGACTGGGTAATAATCCTTGATGTATCAGAAACTGAAAGAACAGGTTTTGATTCAATCCCTGCAAAAAATTCTTTAGTCATAGACCACCACATAACCGCAAACCCGGATAGCACATTCGCTATTGTTGAACCCAAAATGCCAAGCACATGTGAGTTGTCTCTTGAAATTATGAAGCTTATAGGTGAAAATCTGATAGATTACGAAGTTGCCCTTCCGCTTTATATGGGAATGGTAACAGACACAGGAAGCTTTGGCTACAACTCAACAACTCCAGATACCTTAAGAAATGCGGCGTTTCTCCTTGAAAGGGGCATCAACCCCTACACAGTAATTAAAAATCTCTTTGAAAGGAATAGAGTCACAAGAATAAAACTCCTCAAGAAGGTTCTTGATACTCTTAATTTTGCTGCAAACGGAAAAATAGCACACATCACAGTGCTTCAAAAATTCCTCAAAGAAACAGGAGCCGGACTTGAGGAAACAGAAGGGTTTATCTCATACCCACGTTCAATAGAAGGAGTAGAGGTTGCCATATTCTTTAAAGAGTTTGAAGACGGGAAGTGGAAAGTTTCTTTACGTTCTAAAGGAAATATTGATGTTGCAGCAGTGGCTTCAAAATTTGGAGGCGGCGGGCATGTTATGGCTGCCGGATTTGAATATTCTGGAGAGGGAATAGAAAATCTTAAAAAAGAACTATTTGAACACCTTTCAAAGCTTTTAAATCAATAA